From one Alosa alosa isolate M-15738 ecotype Scorff River chromosome 5, AALO_Geno_1.1, whole genome shotgun sequence genomic stretch:
- the lgi3 gene encoding leucine-rich repeat LGI family member 3, which translates to MLEAGPRKVPRWPQWRQLLPAASLWLLLLLPLLLLGPAGCEAKRPPKIPRCPATCSCTKDSAFCVDTKAIPKSFPPGIISLTMVNAAFSTIPEGAFSHLHLLQFLLLNSNTFSLIADDAFAGLSHLQYLFIENNDIQSLSKHTFRGLKSLTHLSLSNNNLQGLPRELFKYLDILTDLDLRGNAFRCDCKIKWLVDWMEKTNTSVPAIYCASPFEFQGRRIHDLTPRDFNCISADFAVYETFPFQSLSVESYEFGGDQYVVFAQPNTGICTVFMWDHVEMVFRKTHNITSRSAVYCKPVVINNTLYMVVAQLFGGSHIYKWEEGPLRFVKIQDIDTTRVRKPNFVEAFQIEGDWYFAVVDSSKAGSTSIYRWNSNGFYSHQSLHPWHRDTHVEFLEVEGKPRLILSSASQPPVVYQWNRSQRQFAFYSQIADTADVQMVKHFWIRKVLYLCLTRFIGDSKILRWEGQRFVEIQTLPSRGSMAVYPFSVGLRQYLLLGSDYSFSRVYLWDDLTQRYQPFQELNLLAPRAFSLINVDNKDILLAASFKGKTLAYQHLVVDLSAK; encoded by the exons ATGCTGGAGGCCGGGCCGAGGAAGGTGCCGAGATGGCCGCAGTGGAGGCAGCTGCTCCCCGCAGCCTCcctgtggctgctgctgctgctgccgctcctGCTGCTTGGGCCGGCGGGCTGTGAGGCCAAGCGTCCGCCCAAGATCCCCCGCTGCCCCGCTACCTGCTCCTGCACCAAGGACAGCGCTTTCTGCGTGGACACCAAGGCCATCCCCAAGAGTTTCCCCCCGGGGATCATCTCCCT GACGATGGTAAATGCTGCCTTCAGTACGATTCCAGAGGGAGCATTCTCTCACTTGCACCTGCTCCAGTTCCT ATTATTGAACTCAAACACATTTTCTTTGATTGCTGATGATGCCTTTGCTGGTCTATCACATTTGCAATATCT GTTCATTGAAAATAATGACATCCAGTCGCTTTCAAAGCATACATTCAGAGGACTAAAATCCCTAACGCATTT ATCTCTGTCCAATAATAATCTACAGGGTCTTCCTCGGGAACTCTTCAAGTATCTTGATATCCTCACAGACTT AGACCTGCGTGGTAACGCGTTCCGCTGTGACTGTAAGATCAAATGGCTGGTGGACTGGATGGAGAAAACCAACACATCTGTGCCAGCCATCTACTGCGCCAGCCCCTTTGAGTTTCAGGGCCGTCGCATCCATGACCTCACCCCACGGGACTTCAACTGCATCAGCGCAG ACTTTGCTGTGTACGAGACTTTCCCCTTCCAGTCCCTGTCTGTAGAGTCATATGAGTTTGGTGGAGACCAGTATGTGGTGTTTGCTCAGCCCAACACTGGAATTTGCACAGTATTCATGTGGGATCACGTGGAGATGGTTTTCAGGAAGACACACAACATTACAT CTCGGTCAGCGGTCTACTGCAAGCCTGTGGTTATCAACAACACACTCTACATGGTGGTAGCCCAGCTTTTTGGAGGATCCCACATATACAA ATGGGAGGAAGGCCCTCTAAGATTTGTGAAGATCCAAGATATTGACACAACCCGTGTGCGTAAGCCTAACTTTGTGGAGGCCTTCCAGATAGAGGGGGATTGGTACTTCGCTGTGGTGGACAGCTCCAAGGCAGGCTCGACCAGCATCTACCGCTGGAACAGCAACGGCTTTTACTCCCATCAGTCCTTGCACCCGTGGCACCGTGACACCCACGTGGAGTTCCTGGAGGTGGAGGGCAAGCCGCGACTCATCCTCTCTAGCGCCTCGCAGCCTCCAGTGGTCTATCAGTGGAATCGCAGCCAGCGCCAGTTTGCCTTCTACTCGCAGATCGCCGACACGGCCGACGTGCAGATGGTCAAGCACTTCTGGATACGCAAGGTGCTCTACCTGTGCCTCACGCGCTTCATCGGAGACTCCAAGATCCTGCGCTGGGAGGGCCAGCGCTTCGTGGAGATCCAGACACTGCCGTCGCGTGGCTCCATGGCAGTCTACCCGTTCAGCGTGGGTTTGAGGCAGTACCTCCTGCTGGGCAGCGACTACTCCTTCTCTCGGGTGTACCTGTGGGACGACCTCACTCAGCGTTACCAACCCTTCCAGGAGCTCAACTTGCTCGCCCCTCGGGCCTTCAGCCTCATCAATGTGGACAACAAGGACATCCTACTGGCCGCTAGCTTCAAGGGAAAGACCCTGGCTTACCAACACCTAGTGGTGGACCTGAGTGCAAAATaa
- the LOC125294364 gene encoding THAP domain-containing protein 1-like isoform X3, producing the protein MPSCVAVKCSNRRGASSKISFFKFPLRDSDRLKQWIRKVNRVGWTPTKHSSLCSDHFTPDCFRPRVGLGHSRLNLTCNAVPTIFPPRIISIPKKRTTRTSQNIKISKPSAGIPAEIPVVNHDHDYVYAHSVDPVTTEEQLANNGHPVPQSSPRLHKQLLNAQTKLVSFRKTVRVEQQRVRRLRRKVKSLSSLVTDLKKKLLFSNSCNGIMEASFGGVAKEILTRSKCKSKSASMSNDLKSFSTTLYALSPKAYRFVRESFDSFLPHPTTVKAWCRPNSKNGSSQNPDTQVSDDPKSNSNMLVTSVPPDSSSVEIFAGQPTDPSWVLLPVSQMANG; encoded by the exons ATGCCTTCCTGTGTGGCAGTCAAATGTTCAAATAGACGGGGCGCCTCATCTAAAATAAGCTTTTTCAA ATTCCCTCTCCGTGACTCAGACCGGCTGAAGCAATGGATACGCAAAGTTAACAGAGTGGGCTGGACTCCAACCAAGCATTCTTCCCTCTGTTCTGATCACTTTACGCCAGACTGTTTCAGACCACGTGTAGGCCTTGGACATAGCCGCCTTAACCTTACATGCAATGCAGTTCCGACTATTTTTCCCCCTCGCATTATTTCGATACCCAAAAAGCGGACTACCAGAACAAGTCAGAACATAAAAATAAGTAAGCCCAGTGCTGGCATACCAGCTGAAATCCCTGTCGTCAACCATGATCATGACTATGTGTATGCTCACAGTGTAGATCCAGTTACAACTGAGGAACAACTAGCCAATAACGGCCATCCTGTACCCCAAAGCTCCCCTCGTCTACATAAGCAACTCTTGAATGCTCAAACTAAATTAGTTTCTTTCAGAAAGACAGTGAGGGTTGAACAGCAGAGAGTAAGAAGACTGAGAAGAAAAGTgaaatctctctcctcacttgTAACTGATTTAAAAAAGAAGTTGTTGTTTTCTAATAGTTGTAATGGTATAATGGAGGCTTCTTTTGGAGGAGTTGCCAAAGAAATTCTTACCAGATCCAAGTGTAAGAGTAAATCTGCCAGTATGTCCAATGATTTGAAGTCTTTTTCCACGACTCTCTATGCCCTTTCTCCAAAAGCCTACCGGTTTGTCCGTGAGAGCTTTGATAGCTTTCTGCCTCATCCTACAACAGTCAAGGCATGGTGTAGGCCTAACAGCAAAAATGGATCCAGTCAGAATCCTGATACCCAAGTCAGCGATGACCCCAAATCGAACTCGAACATGCTTGTTACCTCAGTACCACCtgacagcagctctgtggaaaTCTTTGCTGGACAGCCAACAGATCCAAGTTGGGTTCTTCTCCCGGTGTCTCAAATGGCAAATGGATAA
- the LOC125294364 gene encoding uncharacterized protein LOC125294364 isoform X1, whose translation MYYHYRLWLLEDVVVSMKEHRSRIFGFYVDDLRSTSQTTLRFPLRDSDRLKQWIRKVNRVGWTPTKHSSLCSDHFTPDCFRPRVGLGHSRLNLTCNAVPTIFPPRIISIPKKRTTRTSQNIKISKPSAGIPAEIPVVNHDHDYVYAHSVDPVTTEEQLANNGHPVPQSSPRLHKQLLNAQTKLVSFRKTVRVEQQRVRRLRRKVKSLSSLVTDLKKKLLFSNSCNGIMEASFGGVAKEILTRSKCKSKSASMSNDLKSFSTTLYALSPKAYRFVRESFDSFLPHPTTVKAWCRPNSKNGSSQNPDTQVSDDPKSNSNMLVTSVPPDSSSVEIFAGQPTDPSWVLLPVSQMANG comes from the exons ATGTATTACCATTACAGATTATGGCTACTAGAAGATGTGGTTGTTTCTATGAAAGAGcaccgctctagaatctttggtttctATGTCGATGATTTGAGATCTACGTCACAGACCACTTTGAG ATTCCCTCTCCGTGACTCAGACCGGCTGAAGCAATGGATACGCAAAGTTAACAGAGTGGGCTGGACTCCAACCAAGCATTCTTCCCTCTGTTCTGATCACTTTACGCCAGACTGTTTCAGACCACGTGTAGGCCTTGGACATAGCCGCCTTAACCTTACATGCAATGCAGTTCCGACTATTTTTCCCCCTCGCATTATTTCGATACCCAAAAAGCGGACTACCAGAACAAGTCAGAACATAAAAATAAGTAAGCCCAGTGCTGGCATACCAGCTGAAATCCCTGTCGTCAACCATGATCATGACTATGTGTATGCTCACAGTGTAGATCCAGTTACAACTGAGGAACAACTAGCCAATAACGGCCATCCTGTACCCCAAAGCTCCCCTCGTCTACATAAGCAACTCTTGAATGCTCAAACTAAATTAGTTTCTTTCAGAAAGACAGTGAGGGTTGAACAGCAGAGAGTAAGAAGACTGAGAAGAAAAGTgaaatctctctcctcacttgTAACTGATTTAAAAAAGAAGTTGTTGTTTTCTAATAGTTGTAATGGTATAATGGAGGCTTCTTTTGGAGGAGTTGCCAAAGAAATTCTTACCAGATCCAAGTGTAAGAGTAAATCTGCCAGTATGTCCAATGATTTGAAGTCTTTTTCCACGACTCTCTATGCCCTTTCTCCAAAAGCCTACCGGTTTGTCCGTGAGAGCTTTGATAGCTTTCTGCCTCATCCTACAACAGTCAAGGCATGGTGTAGGCCTAACAGCAAAAATGGATCCAGTCAGAATCCTGATACCCAAGTCAGCGATGACCCCAAATCGAACTCGAACATGCTTGTTACCTCAGTACCACCtgacagcagctctgtggaaaTCTTTGCTGGACAGCCAACAGATCCAAGTTGGGTTCTTCTCCCGGTGTCTCAAATGGCAAATGGATAA
- the LOC125294364 gene encoding uncharacterized protein LOC125294364 isoform X2, with the protein MKEHRSRIFGFYVDDLRSTSQTTLRFPLRDSDRLKQWIRKVNRVGWTPTKHSSLCSDHFTPDCFRPRVGLGHSRLNLTCNAVPTIFPPRIISIPKKRTTRTSQNIKISKPSAGIPAEIPVVNHDHDYVYAHSVDPVTTEEQLANNGHPVPQSSPRLHKQLLNAQTKLVSFRKTVRVEQQRVRRLRRKVKSLSSLVTDLKKKLLFSNSCNGIMEASFGGVAKEILTRSKCKSKSASMSNDLKSFSTTLYALSPKAYRFVRESFDSFLPHPTTVKAWCRPNSKNGSSQNPDTQVSDDPKSNSNMLVTSVPPDSSSVEIFAGQPTDPSWVLLPVSQMANG; encoded by the exons ATGAAAGAGcaccgctctagaatctttggtttctATGTCGATGATTTGAGATCTACGTCACAGACCACTTTGAG ATTCCCTCTCCGTGACTCAGACCGGCTGAAGCAATGGATACGCAAAGTTAACAGAGTGGGCTGGACTCCAACCAAGCATTCTTCCCTCTGTTCTGATCACTTTACGCCAGACTGTTTCAGACCACGTGTAGGCCTTGGACATAGCCGCCTTAACCTTACATGCAATGCAGTTCCGACTATTTTTCCCCCTCGCATTATTTCGATACCCAAAAAGCGGACTACCAGAACAAGTCAGAACATAAAAATAAGTAAGCCCAGTGCTGGCATACCAGCTGAAATCCCTGTCGTCAACCATGATCATGACTATGTGTATGCTCACAGTGTAGATCCAGTTACAACTGAGGAACAACTAGCCAATAACGGCCATCCTGTACCCCAAAGCTCCCCTCGTCTACATAAGCAACTCTTGAATGCTCAAACTAAATTAGTTTCTTTCAGAAAGACAGTGAGGGTTGAACAGCAGAGAGTAAGAAGACTGAGAAGAAAAGTgaaatctctctcctcacttgTAACTGATTTAAAAAAGAAGTTGTTGTTTTCTAATAGTTGTAATGGTATAATGGAGGCTTCTTTTGGAGGAGTTGCCAAAGAAATTCTTACCAGATCCAAGTGTAAGAGTAAATCTGCCAGTATGTCCAATGATTTGAAGTCTTTTTCCACGACTCTCTATGCCCTTTCTCCAAAAGCCTACCGGTTTGTCCGTGAGAGCTTTGATAGCTTTCTGCCTCATCCTACAACAGTCAAGGCATGGTGTAGGCCTAACAGCAAAAATGGATCCAGTCAGAATCCTGATACCCAAGTCAGCGATGACCCCAAATCGAACTCGAACATGCTTGTTACCTCAGTACCACCtgacagcagctctgtggaaaTCTTTGCTGGACAGCCAACAGATCCAAGTTGGGTTCTTCTCCCGGTGTCTCAAATGGCAAATGGATAA